A genome region from Arachidicoccus soli includes the following:
- the murG gene encoding undecaprenyldiphospho-muramoylpentapeptide beta-N-acetylglucosaminyltransferase, which translates to MTENNNIQRIIIAGGGTGGHIFPAIAIANALRKINPNIELLFIGALGKMEMEKVPQAGYQIKGIDIAGFNRSSILKNISLPYKIMKSFFQVKEIFKDFSPNAVIGVGGYSTYPVLRYAQKKGIPTFIHESNSFAGKSNILLGKNANKIFVASDGMEKFFPAKKIIITGNPVRKIISESTVNRSESLRFFGLEENKRTILVTGGSLGSRTINEVIIHHLTDLQALNVQLIWQTGANNSERYILAGKAFPRNVWVGQFIQDIDKAFAAADVVVARAGAMSIAEMCVAGKPTVFVPFPYAAEDHQTANAMRLVNKDAAIMIKDEEARTTLFGAVTDLLMDDKKRQLFSENISALAITNANERIAEEILKTIAK; encoded by the coding sequence TTGACAGAGAATAACAACATACAACGAATTATTATTGCAGGTGGTGGCACAGGCGGGCATATCTTTCCAGCTATCGCTATTGCCAATGCTCTGCGTAAAATCAATCCAAACATTGAACTATTGTTTATAGGTGCTTTAGGTAAAATGGAGATGGAAAAAGTGCCACAGGCAGGCTATCAGATTAAAGGCATTGATATCGCAGGTTTTAACAGGAGTTCCATCTTAAAGAACATTTCTTTACCCTATAAAATAATGAAGAGTTTCTTTCAGGTAAAAGAAATATTTAAAGACTTTTCACCTAATGCCGTAATTGGTGTAGGTGGTTACTCGACCTACCCGGTACTCCGGTATGCACAGAAAAAGGGTATACCAACTTTTATTCACGAATCCAATTCTTTTGCAGGCAAGAGTAATATTCTTCTTGGTAAAAACGCAAATAAAATATTCGTAGCTTCCGATGGTATGGAGAAATTCTTTCCGGCAAAGAAGATAATAATCACCGGCAACCCTGTGAGGAAAATTATTTCAGAATCAACGGTGAATCGTTCAGAAAGTCTTCGCTTTTTTGGTTTAGAAGAAAACAAAAGAACAATTTTAGTAACAGGCGGAAGTTTGGGATCGCGCACCATAAATGAAGTAATTATTCATCACCTCACCGACCTTCAGGCATTGAATGTTCAATTGATTTGGCAAACTGGAGCCAACAATTCAGAAAGGTATATTTTAGCAGGTAAAGCTTTTCCGCGCAATGTATGGGTGGGACAGTTTATCCAAGATATAGATAAAGCTTTTGCAGCAGCAGATGTTGTAGTGGCAAGAGCCGGGGCAATGTCTATCGCCGAGATGTGTGTGGCCGGGAAGCCTACAGTATTCGTTCCCTTTCCTTATGCAGCCGAAGACCATCAAACAGCCAATGCCATGCGGCTTGTAAATAAAGATGCGGCCATAATGATAAAAGATGAGGAGGCCCGCACAACACTATTCGGTGCAGTTACTGACCTATTAATGGACGACAAAAAGAGACAATTATTCTCTGAAAACATATCTGCATTGGCTATTACCAATGCCAATGAAAGAATTGCGGAAGAAATATTAAAAACGATAGCTAAATAA
- a CDS encoding FtsW/RodA/SpoVE family cell cycle protein, protein MINEFLDIENTFKGITNKTKGDRYIWASVALLALISILVVYSATGSLAYKMNHGNTEVYLFKQIVFIILGMVAIYFLHRVNYAFYSRIAVILFALSIPLLFYTLFFGAEINDGSRWIKLPIINMTFQTSDFAKLALFMFLSRQLSRKQKVIKDFKEGFLPVFIPVAITCLLIFPANLSNGLLTGATALLLMFIGRVSIKHIALVIIAAMIPILLLIGSAALHHNAHANDTDSENIESAEASSHSIFKRFTTWRSRVEDFMYNGKKEVPYQVQQSKIAIANGSILYGLGPGNSRQRNYLPQAYNDFIFSIIIEEYGLIGGVFIIFIYLVFLFRCIRIFRKCPFAFGAFLALGLSFTLIIQALANMAVNVNIMPVTGVTLPLISMGGSSFLFTCAAIGIILSVASNVEKMEGESQRKIVAGIQKEKQAGSLSTVTN, encoded by the coding sequence ATGATTAATGAGTTTTTAGACATAGAAAACACATTCAAAGGGATTACCAATAAGACGAAGGGGGACCGCTATATATGGGCTTCTGTGGCCTTGCTTGCCCTAATTTCTATACTTGTTGTATATAGTGCGACAGGCTCATTGGCTTATAAAATGAATCACGGCAATACTGAAGTTTATTTATTCAAACAAATAGTATTTATCATCCTTGGGATGGTAGCCATCTATTTTTTGCATCGGGTGAACTATGCATTCTATTCGCGTATTGCAGTAATATTATTTGCCCTATCAATTCCTCTTTTATTTTATACATTGTTCTTTGGTGCAGAAATTAATGATGGTAGCCGCTGGATAAAATTGCCCATCATCAATATGACATTTCAGACCAGCGACTTTGCCAAGCTTGCCTTGTTTATGTTCCTTTCAAGGCAATTAAGTCGCAAACAGAAGGTAATAAAAGACTTCAAAGAAGGGTTTCTTCCCGTATTTATTCCAGTGGCCATAACCTGTCTTTTAATATTTCCTGCGAACCTATCAAACGGCCTATTGACAGGCGCTACAGCATTACTGCTTATGTTTATTGGGCGCGTAAGCATAAAGCATATTGCCTTAGTCATTATTGCGGCAATGATACCCATTCTATTATTAATTGGCTCGGCAGCCCTTCATCATAACGCGCATGCAAATGATACAGATTCAGAGAATATAGAAAGTGCAGAAGCTTCCAGTCATTCAATCTTTAAACGTTTTACTACCTGGCGTAGTCGTGTAGAAGACTTCATGTATAACGGGAAGAAAGAAGTGCCCTATCAGGTGCAACAATCAAAAATTGCTATTGCCAATGGCAGCATATTATACGGGCTTGGGCCGGGGAACAGCAGACAAAGGAATTATCTACCACAAGCCTATAATGACTTTATCTTTTCCATAATAATAGAAGAATATGGTTTAATCGGTGGTGTATTTATCATTTTCATTTATCTGGTTTTCCTATTTCGCTGTATACGTATTTTCAGAAAATGTCCCTTTGCATTTGGCGCATTTTTGGCATTAGGCTTGAGCTTTACATTAATTATTCAAGCATTGGCAAATATGGCAGTAAACGTAAATATAATGCCGGTTACCGGAGTTACCCTACCATTAATAAGTATGGGTGGTAGTTCCTTTTTATTTACCTGTGCCGCAATAGGAATCATTTTAAGCGTAGCCTCTAATGTAGAAAAAATGGAGGGAGAGTCACAGCGTAAAATCGTTGCCGGAATTCAGAAAGAAAAGCAAGCTGGCAGCTTATCAACAGTAACTAATTAA
- the murC gene encoding UDP-N-acetylmuramate--L-alanine ligase, producing the protein MSAQNHINPMLELKAHIHKVYFIGVGGIGMSALARYFKSRNVEVSGYDRKETNLTKQLSAEGIDIHYEENIASVPKNVDVVIYTPAIAATNKELLYCRENNYTVVKRSDVLQWITEQTFNICVGGSHGKTTISTMIAHLLRDTKYGCNAFLGGVSANYNSNFWASEKNVSVIEADEYDRSFLKLSPDVAVVTAMDADHLDIYGTAKEVENAYIQFALRVKTGGCLISKYGLKRGNELFADNHLTYSLEDKNADAFSLNRKVINGAYHFDVSYKNQVIKDFILNVGGLHNIENAVAAIATAKYIGIEEEKIKIAIANFKGVKRRFEYYLNNDEHILIDDYAHHPEELNALISGIRSLFAGKLTIVFQPHLYSRTNDMADDFAKSLDKADEVILLPIYPARELPMPGVTSDLILQKMAISNKKILSKEDLLATLRIEKPRLIAVCGAGDIDELLFPIKDILEAKEQ; encoded by the coding sequence ATGAGTGCACAAAACCATATAAACCCCATGCTTGAATTAAAGGCCCATATCCATAAAGTATACTTTATTGGTGTTGGCGGCATTGGCATGAGTGCACTCGCGCGTTATTTCAAGAGCAGAAATGTCGAGGTGAGTGGCTATGATCGCAAGGAAACAAATCTTACCAAACAACTTAGCGCAGAAGGCATTGACATTCATTATGAAGAAAATATCGCATCCGTCCCCAAAAATGTAGATGTGGTTATATATACCCCTGCTATTGCGGCAACGAATAAAGAATTGCTCTATTGTAGAGAAAACAATTATACCGTTGTTAAACGCAGCGATGTTTTACAATGGATAACAGAACAAACATTTAATATATGTGTAGGTGGCTCCCACGGGAAGACGACCATTTCTACCATGATTGCCCATTTGTTGCGCGACACGAAATATGGCTGCAATGCCTTTTTGGGCGGAGTTTCAGCCAATTATAACAGTAATTTTTGGGCTAGTGAAAAAAATGTAAGTGTTATTGAAGCAGATGAATATGACCGTTCTTTCTTAAAACTCTCCCCAGATGTAGCTGTAGTAACGGCTATGGATGCTGATCATTTGGATATTTACGGCACAGCAAAAGAAGTAGAGAATGCTTATATACAATTTGCATTAAGGGTAAAAACCGGTGGTTGCTTGATTAGTAAATATGGGTTAAAAAGAGGAAATGAATTATTCGCTGACAATCATTTGACCTATAGCCTTGAAGATAAAAATGCCGACGCATTTTCATTGAACAGAAAGGTAATCAATGGCGCTTATCATTTTGACGTCTCCTATAAGAATCAAGTTATAAAAGATTTTATACTCAATGTTGGTGGTCTTCACAATATTGAAAATGCAGTAGCAGCCATAGCCACAGCGAAATATATTGGCATTGAAGAAGAAAAAATAAAAATAGCTATCGCCAATTTCAAAGGTGTAAAACGTCGTTTTGAATATTACTTGAACAACGATGAGCATATTTTAATTGACGACTATGCACATCATCCGGAAGAATTAAATGCCCTGATTAGTGGAATTAGGAGCCTTTTTGCTGGAAAGCTGACAATTGTTTTTCAGCCACATTTATATAGTCGGACAAATGATATGGCAGATGATTTTGCGAAGAGTTTGGATAAGGCAGATGAAGTAATTCTTCTACCCATTTATCCGGCAAGAGAATTACCAATGCCGGGAGTAACGAGTGATTTAATTTTGCAAAAAATGGCAATAAGCAATAAAAAGATTTTATCAAAAGAAGATTTATTAGCCACTCTACGCATCGAAAAGCCGCGATTAATAGCGGTTTGCGGAGCAGGCGATATTGATGAATTATTATTTCCTATAAAAGATATATTAGAAGCCAAGGAGCAATGA
- a CDS encoding cell division protein FtsQ/DivIB → MIRKRIILFLWVFVGVIAIGLLIAGAKSKSNKICKGVNIDIQGDSKNIYLDQRGIKIEINEYAGKIQRPINEINLRNIETQLKKDAWIKNAKLYFDNNQQLQVSIEETNPVARIFTVNGNSFYIDSAENRLPVNRNVLARVPIFTNFPSNKEKLSAPDSMLLIGVKNIANYVSVDTFWTAFISQINITTSGNFQIIPTIGDQIIDLGNAENIADKLNRLYSFYHQVLKRTGINKYKEISVQYNGQVVASTEYETSATPNAPPLIRTGSASTIATTKPANKKTIQKNTTKNKNK, encoded by the coding sequence ATGATTAGAAAAAGGATCATATTATTCTTATGGGTTTTTGTTGGCGTCATTGCCATAGGGCTTCTTATTGCCGGTGCCAAAAGCAAAAGCAATAAAATCTGTAAGGGTGTAAACATTGATATACAAGGTGATTCAAAGAACATATACTTGGATCAAAGGGGAATTAAAATAGAGATCAATGAATATGCCGGAAAAATTCAAAGGCCGATCAATGAAATTAATTTAAGGAATATTGAAACGCAGTTAAAAAAGGATGCCTGGATAAAAAATGCAAAATTATATTTTGACAACAATCAGCAACTACAAGTAAGTATCGAGGAAACCAATCCAGTAGCAAGAATATTCACAGTCAATGGGAATTCCTTTTATATTGATAGTGCAGAAAACAGATTGCCTGTTAATAGAAACGTATTAGCCAGGGTGCCAATTTTTACGAATTTCCCTTCAAACAAAGAGAAACTATCAGCGCCAGACAGTATGCTTTTAATTGGCGTCAAAAACATCGCTAATTATGTTTCAGTAGATACATTTTGGACAGCGTTTATTTCACAGATAAATATTACAACATCTGGCAATTTTCAAATCATCCCGACAATCGGCGATCAGATAATTGATTTGGGTAATGCCGAGAACATAGCTGATAAGCTAAACAGGTTATATAGTTTCTACCATCAGGTATTAAAAAGAACAGGCATCAATAAGTACAAAGAGATAAGTGTACAATACAATGGCCAGGTGGTGGCTTCTACAGAATATGAAACGAGCGCCACACCTAATGCACCGCCCCTCATTCGTACCGGTAGTGCATCGACAATAGCAACAACGAAACCTGCAAATAAGAAAACAATTCAAAAAAACACAACTAAAAACAAAAATAAATGA
- the ftsA gene encoding cell division protein FtsA: MTNENLNTEKDRSVDLDSTTSKESPIIVGLDIGTTKIAVIAGRKNEQGKLEVLGFGHAPSNGVEHGQVLNIDQTMRAITSAMQNCHESNPDLEINEVYVGIAGHHIKSLQTRGDIVRQNPEIEIQRFEIDQLIENQRKTFIPAGDQIIDVIAQEYHVDNFQSVKDPIGYNGVKVGANFHIITGDRNAIRNINRAVVRSNLKTKDLVLQPLASSAAVLSDLDMEAGVAVLDIGGGTSDLAIFHDGVLKHTAVIPFGGENITNDIRLGLGVLKQHAEAMKKQFGSALTDEAKANAFITIPGLRGLPPREISVKNLANIIQARMTEILEFVTYHLKQVGLDNRKLTAGIILTGGGSQLKHLIQLTEYVTGLNARIGYPNEHLAPNHIEQLKNPVYATCLGLILKGENDFENQNKIFEKSNLVKGATTPILTNETPTEAIIEEDRKPKEKKARKPIVFWEKFKNNLIDMFKEEEDRVM; the protein is encoded by the coding sequence ATGACTAACGAAAACCTAAACACAGAGAAAGACAGATCTGTAGATCTTGATTCTACAACAAGTAAAGAATCTCCTATTATTGTAGGCCTGGATATTGGCACAACCAAGATTGCGGTAATTGCAGGAAGAAAGAATGAACAAGGTAAACTAGAGGTACTTGGATTTGGCCATGCACCCAGCAATGGTGTAGAACATGGGCAAGTTCTTAATATAGATCAAACAATGCGTGCCATAACATCTGCCATGCAAAATTGTCATGAAAGCAATCCCGATTTAGAAATTAATGAAGTGTATGTGGGCATCGCAGGACATCACATAAAGAGTCTCCAAACACGCGGTGATATCGTTCGTCAAAACCCAGAAATAGAAATACAAAGATTCGAAATTGATCAACTAATAGAAAACCAACGAAAAACATTTATTCCTGCAGGAGATCAAATTATTGACGTAATTGCACAAGAATATCATGTGGACAATTTTCAGTCAGTAAAAGATCCTATTGGTTACAACGGTGTAAAAGTAGGGGCGAACTTTCACATCATTACAGGCGACCGAAACGCAATACGTAACATCAACCGTGCAGTGGTACGCAGTAATTTAAAAACGAAAGATTTGGTTTTACAGCCACTAGCTTCTTCAGCAGCAGTATTAAGTGATTTGGATATGGAAGCCGGAGTAGCTGTTTTAGACATAGGCGGCGGCACTTCAGATTTAGCAATTTTTCATGACGGCGTACTCAAACACACTGCGGTAATTCCTTTCGGAGGAGAAAATATCACGAATGATATTCGTTTAGGGTTAGGAGTTTTAAAACAACATGCAGAGGCCATGAAAAAGCAATTTGGCTCTGCACTTACGGATGAAGCAAAAGCAAATGCATTTATCACCATTCCAGGATTGCGAGGCTTACCTCCAAGAGAAATAAGTGTTAAGAATCTGGCAAATATCATTCAGGCTAGGATGACTGAAATATTAGAATTTGTAACTTACCACTTAAAACAGGTAGGTCTAGACAACAGAAAGCTTACTGCCGGGATTATCTTAACAGGTGGAGGTTCTCAATTAAAACATTTAATCCAATTAACAGAATATGTAACAGGTCTTAATGCACGAATTGGCTACCCGAATGAACATTTGGCACCTAATCATATCGAACAGTTGAAAAACCCGGTATATGCCACTTGTCTTGGTTTAATTTTAAAAGGGGAAAATGATTTTGAAAATCAAAATAAAATTTTTGAAAAATCCAATCTTGTAAAAGGTGCGACAACACCTATTCTCACAAATGAAACACCTACTGAGGCTATAATAGAAGAAGATAGAAAGCCGAAAGAAAAGAAAGCAAGAAAACCTATTGTGTTCTGGGAAAAATTTAAAAACAACTTAATAGATATGTTTAAAGAAGAAGAAGACCGAGTTATGTAA
- the ftsZ gene encoding cell division protein FtsZ yields the protein MIDFDIPKQRSSIIKVIGVGGGGGNAVNHMFLQKIENVDFIICNTDAQALENSAIPNKIQLGPHLTQGLGAGANPNVGRQATEESLEEIKRILEVNTKMAFICAGMGGGTGTGGAPIIAKICQDLDILTVGIVTTPFSFEGPRRKQQAELGIKELEPHVDTLLVISNDKLRMQHKNLKMREAFGKADDVLSTAAKCITDIINSNGQINVDFADVCTVMRKGGVAILGSAIVEGDDRAQVAIENAINSPLLNDNNINGAKWILLNINTSEGDYECGTDEFELINDYVRNMAGENTDVIVGMGIDNTLGNGLAVTLIATGFEHKDPFEEKADFESVPEKDKVILTLKMNEPTQSVEADKATEKVVEKVEEKLEIPTLSEPSVEEEEINHTVYQAEKEIIEPSEPIIFSLEEEVEETKEEIIEQKHSVVEDVEEEPQMKYEEKPSDTVQPNHSFLSKPNNIYVSKPAVEQKPKEEVKKPQPSFNMFPQEEEMQIVFKENNNVPQQTVNFTNAAGNNEDLSEEEIKKRKAEERIQKLRNLSYNIKGNDIAEEFETVPAYVRRNLEMLDNNQEISSAESYYSKYTVNKDEKDGINISGLNAFLEGKKPD from the coding sequence ATGATAGACTTTGATATCCCTAAGCAACGTTCTTCCATCATCAAAGTAATTGGTGTTGGCGGCGGCGGCGGAAACGCAGTAAACCATATGTTTCTGCAAAAAATAGAAAACGTTGATTTCATTATTTGCAATACTGATGCACAAGCATTGGAAAATAGTGCAATCCCCAATAAGATTCAACTAGGGCCGCATCTTACTCAGGGCCTAGGCGCAGGAGCCAATCCGAATGTAGGCCGCCAAGCTACAGAGGAATCCCTGGAAGAAATAAAAAGAATATTGGAAGTAAATACCAAGATGGCCTTTATATGCGCCGGAATGGGTGGGGGCACCGGAACAGGTGGCGCACCCATCATTGCAAAAATATGTCAAGACCTTGACATACTTACAGTAGGTATTGTAACAACACCTTTCAGCTTTGAAGGACCACGTAGAAAACAACAAGCAGAATTAGGCATTAAAGAATTAGAGCCGCATGTAGACACATTACTCGTTATAAGTAATGACAAATTGCGCATGCAGCATAAGAATTTAAAAATGCGCGAGGCTTTTGGAAAAGCAGATGATGTACTTTCTACAGCTGCCAAATGTATCACAGATATCATCAATAGCAACGGACAAATCAATGTGGACTTCGCAGATGTATGCACGGTAATGCGTAAAGGTGGAGTAGCCATTTTAGGAAGTGCCATCGTAGAAGGAGATGATCGCGCTCAAGTAGCCATAGAGAATGCCATTAACTCTCCCCTTCTAAATGACAATAATATCAATGGAGCAAAATGGATCTTATTAAACATCAATACCAGCGAAGGTGACTATGAATGTGGTACAGATGAGTTTGAATTGATCAATGATTATGTGCGCAATATGGCGGGTGAAAATACAGACGTAATCGTGGGAATGGGCATAGACAATACTTTGGGGAATGGGTTGGCTGTAACACTTATAGCAACAGGATTTGAGCACAAAGATCCTTTTGAAGAAAAAGCCGATTTTGAAAGCGTTCCGGAAAAAGACAAAGTAATACTTACTTTAAAAATGAACGAACCCACACAAAGTGTAGAAGCAGATAAAGCAACCGAGAAAGTAGTAGAGAAAGTTGAAGAAAAATTGGAAATCCCTACCCTTTCAGAACCTTCCGTTGAAGAAGAAGAAATAAACCATACAGTTTATCAAGCAGAAAAAGAAATTATTGAACCTTCCGAACCTATCATTTTTTCTTTAGAGGAAGAAGTTGAAGAAACAAAAGAAGAAATTATTGAACAAAAACATTCAGTTGTAGAAGATGTCGAAGAAGAGCCCCAAATGAAATATGAAGAGAAGCCATCCGATACCGTTCAGCCCAATCATAGTTTCCTTAGCAAGCCAAATAATATCTACGTATCAAAACCTGCAGTGGAACAAAAGCCAAAAGAAGAGGTAAAAAAACCTCAACCTTCTTTTAACATGTTCCCTCAAGAAGAAGAAATGCAAATTGTATTTAAGGAAAACAATAATGTTCCTCAACAAACTGTAAACTTTACAAATGCAGCGGGGAATAACGAAGATTTATCCGAAGAAGAAATAAAGAAACGCAAAGCTGAAGAACGTATTCAAAAGCTGCGCAATCTATCTTATAATATAAAAGGAAATGATATTGCTGAAGAATTTGAAACAGTACCGGCTTATGTTCGTCGTAATTTAGAAATGCTGGATAATAATCAAGAAATTAGTTCAGCTGAAAGTTATTACAGTAAATACACTGTAAATAAAGACGAAAAAGATGGCATTAATATTTCCGGGCTTAATGCATTTTTAGAAGGTAAAAAGCCGGATTAA